One Solenopsis invicta isolate M01_SB chromosome 15, UNIL_Sinv_3.0, whole genome shotgun sequence genomic window, GAACAAGTCCGATTTTCCCGCTCTTGTTTCACGACAAATTTACCTTTGATAAAATCTTTGCTCGCATAATCTCCCTGACGGAGCTGCAAAGCACTTTGGAGCAAGAATTTTTATACGCGGAATTAATACAGTGGGCAACCCCAACTAGCCGAGGCATCACTTTGGCGACATTTCAAACCAACTTGGCAGATTTACTCTATCCCGCGCCATGTTTCAAAGGATTATTAGCAGGGGTGGATATAGACCTTTTAATGGAACCAACTAAATGCTTTCCCGTATGCATCCATTTCGTTTCCATTCGTTTGTTTAATTTAGGATAAagcttttttacttttttaaactttctttccGTCTCATTGTCGTTTAGGGTATCATAGCACCCAAAATCGAAATTTCCACCAAAACGGTTGTGgaggaaattttaaatatctacgATATGAATATGAGCAAATGTTATGTCATCAATCCAAAAATGATTAACTCTAAGGTACTTGACGAATGTAAATTGTAAGATACGCAAATGTCtcgtttcgttaaaatttcttctttttctccttttgtGTATTAATTTGCTTGAGAGAATCACCAATTTGTAACATCGCGGTCTTCTATATCCTTTATTTTAGCAACCAACGTGTGGACAAAGGAGAAAGCCGATTAAAGGTATTATAAGGCAACGAAGAGTGTGCCACGCTAAGAATAAACCGAGATCTCAAAGCTGTCGACCGTAagtagtattattattattattatattacgtgttagtaatgttgaaataaatatatttcacgtGTGGATAGCTACCGTCAGAGATCGAACGATTCTCATCAATGTCCCTCGTATACCACAAGTACACAGACTGGATCGCAAATCGATCAATGTTATCATTCGATAAGGAGAAATTCCTTATGCGCTTGTCGACCAAGTTTGTCGACAAAGTTAGCCGAACCCACCGTGATACGGTATAGCAATGATAATATCCATGTTACTGATAATTGTCCAGTTTGTTTCAAGTATAACTGTTATTTTCCCAAATGCCACGACGATATTGATATAGTCAAAAAATATGTTGACACTAAGCaaagatattgcagaaatttgTCTGATTGTCTCAATAGAGAATGTGATTGTATTTGTAAAAACGACGCATTCGACACGCGAGAAGAAGCGACAATGCCATTGTGAGTTGTTTGAAAACGGATAGATTTCtccaacattttttatatattacgatCGTTATATGCCTTTACAGATTGCaatcaaaaatgaaaaagattcaGAAAACTAAAGAAAAGTGCTATGCTACTGGAATGACGGACAAGTAAGTGGCGTTGAGTAAAATTATCGTA contains:
- the LOC105192821 gene encoding spermatogenesis-associated protein 6, with product MAGRAFRVKVHLDVHAVTCPGVWLCPNGKVTLRINALDSRAESHGTSPIFPLLFHDKFTFDKIFARIISLTELQSTLEQEFLYAELIQWATPTSRGITLATFQTNLADLLYPAPCFKGLLAGVDIDLLMEPTKCFPGIIAPKIEISTKTVVEEILNIYDMNMSKCYVINPKMINSKQPTCGQRRKPIKGIIRQRRVCHAKNKPRSQSCRPYRQRSNDSHQCPSYTTSTQTGSQIDQCYHSIRRNSLCACRPSLSTKLAEPTVIRYSNDNIHVTDNCPVCFKYNCYFPKCHDDIDIVKKYVDTKQRYCRNLSDCLNRECDCICKNDAFDTREEATMPLLQSKMKKIQKTKEKCYATGMTDNVVECDPRCEHIRDLSPGHGFYKNLEKFYKRMYKQAKMRAQEIDG